Proteins from a genomic interval of Hoplias malabaricus isolate fHopMal1 chromosome 13, fHopMal1.hap1, whole genome shotgun sequence:
- the fscn2a gene encoding fascin-2a isoform X2: MPTNGINKALKLQFGLINYENRYLTAEAFGFKVNASGSSMKKKQIWTLEQDDQDGQVVFLRSHLGRYLSTDKDGKVSCAAEEADPECRFLIVAQSDGRWALQSEPYLRYFGGSADYLSCFAQAIGEAELWAVHLALHPQANLLSVARKRYAHLSAPDSEISVDSNIPWGVDSLVTLVYVDGKYCLKTCDNRFLSNDGKLVKEYGPHTGFTLELRSGKLAFKDNEGKYLAPVGPTGTLKSGRCTKPGKDELFDLEESHPQVVFQAANKRYVSVRQGVSISANQDVETDMETFQMEIDKETKKCMFRTNAGNYWTLVTHGGIQSTATEIEANTVFEIEWLGRRVALKASNGKYVCTKKNGQLAAVSDTVGEDELFLLKLINRPILILRGENGFVCHHKSSTALDANRSVYDIFSLLFSDGAYHIKSGNGKFWYISGSSLVCSDGDKPEDFFLEFPEHGRVGIKGIDGKYLRGDQGGTLKCDAASLDISSLWEY, from the exons ATGCCAACTAATGGAATAAACAAAGCATTGAAGCTGCAATTTGGACTCATCAACTATGAGAACCGGTACTTGACGGCTGAGGCATTCGGTTTCAAGGTAAACGCATCCGGTTCCAGTATGAAGAAGAAGCAGATCTGGACCCTGGAGCAGGATGACCAGGATGGTCAAGTAGTCTTCCTGCGCAGCCATCTTGGCCGTTACTTGTCCACCGATAAAGATGGCAAGGTGAGCTGTGCAGCTGAAGAAGCAGACCCTGAATGCCGTTTCCTCATCGTTGCCCAATCCGATGGCCGTTGGGCCTTGCAGTCAGAGCCTTACCTGCGCTATTTTGGAGGCTCCGCAGACTACCTGTCTTGCTTCGCCCAGGCCATTGGCGAGGCCGAGCTCTGGGCCGTCCATTTGGCCCTCCACCCTCAGGCTAACCTTTTGAGCGTGGCCCGAAAGCGCTATGCTCATTTGTCCGCCCCAGATAGTGAAATCTCCGTGGACAGCAATATTCCATGGGGCGTGGACTCACTGGTCACCCTGGTCTATGTGGACGGGAAGTACTGCTTGAAGACGTGTGACAACCGCTTTCTCAGTAACGACGGCAAGTTGGTAAAGGAATACGGGCCTCACACAGGCTTCACGTTGGAGCTCAGGTCCGGCAAGCTGGCTTTTAAAGATAATGAGGGCAAGTACCTTGCCCCTGTGGGTCCAACAGGCACCTTGAAATCTGGGAGATGTACAAAGCCAGGCAAAGATGAGCTTTTTGATCTGGAGGAGAGTCATCCACAAGTGGTCTTCCAGGCAGCCAACAAAAGATACGTATCTGTTCGTCAAG GTGTCAGCATCTCAGCCAATCAGGATGTAGAAACAGACATGGAGACCTTTCAGATGGAAATTGACAAAGAGACAAAGAAATGCATGTTCAGAACTAATGCAGGGAATTACTGGACGCTGGTCACACATGGAGGCATCCAGTCCACTGCCACAGAAAT AGAAGCTAACACTGTGTTTGAAATCGAATGGCTTGGGCGCAGAGTGGCTTTGAAGGCGAGTAATGGAAAGTATGTCTGCACCAAGAAAAATGGACAACTAGCTGCTGtcagtgatacagtgg GTGAAGATGAGCTGTTTTTGCTGAAACTGATCAATCGTCCGATTCTGATCCTGCGAGGGGAAAATGGCTTCGTTTGTCATCACAAGAGCTCCACCGCGCTGGACGCCAACCGCTCGGTTTACGACATCTTCTCATTGCTCTTCAGTGATGGTGCATACCACATAAAAA GCGGAAATGGAAAGTTCTGGTATATCTCTGGCAGCAGCCTGGTTTGCTCAGATGGGGACAAGCCTGAGGATTTCTTCCTAGAGTTCCCAGAGCATGGACGAGTAGGCATTAAGGGCATTGATGGCAAGTACCTACGTGGAGACCAGGGTGGCACCCTCAAGTGTGACGCTGCTAGTCTGGACATCTCCTCGCTCTGGGAATACTGA
- the fscn2a gene encoding fascin-2a isoform X1 translates to MPTNGINKALKLQFGLINYENRYLTAEAFGFKVNASGSSMKKKQIWTLEQDDQDGQVVFLRSHLGRYLSTDKDGKVSCAAEEADPECRFLIVAQSDGRWALQSEPYLRYFGGSADYLSCFAQAIGEAELWAVHLALHPQANLLSVARKRYAHLSAPDSEISVDSNIPWGVDSLVTLVYVDGKYCLKTCDNRFLSNDGKLVKEYGPHTGFTLELRSGKLAFKDNEGKYLAPVGPTGTLKSGRCTKPGKDELFDLEESHPQVVFQAANKRYVSVRQGVSISANQDVETDMETFQMEIDKETKKCMFRTNAGNYWTLVTHGGIQSTATEIEANTVFEIEWLGRRVALKASNGKYVCTKKNGQLAAVSDTVGECAEKGLQAKRCSLFLLWLWSPLGEDELFLLKLINRPILILRGENGFVCHHKSSTALDANRSVYDIFSLLFSDGAYHIKSGNGKFWYISGSSLVCSDGDKPEDFFLEFPEHGRVGIKGIDGKYLRGDQGGTLKCDAASLDISSLWEY, encoded by the exons ATGCCAACTAATGGAATAAACAAAGCATTGAAGCTGCAATTTGGACTCATCAACTATGAGAACCGGTACTTGACGGCTGAGGCATTCGGTTTCAAGGTAAACGCATCCGGTTCCAGTATGAAGAAGAAGCAGATCTGGACCCTGGAGCAGGATGACCAGGATGGTCAAGTAGTCTTCCTGCGCAGCCATCTTGGCCGTTACTTGTCCACCGATAAAGATGGCAAGGTGAGCTGTGCAGCTGAAGAAGCAGACCCTGAATGCCGTTTCCTCATCGTTGCCCAATCCGATGGCCGTTGGGCCTTGCAGTCAGAGCCTTACCTGCGCTATTTTGGAGGCTCCGCAGACTACCTGTCTTGCTTCGCCCAGGCCATTGGCGAGGCCGAGCTCTGGGCCGTCCATTTGGCCCTCCACCCTCAGGCTAACCTTTTGAGCGTGGCCCGAAAGCGCTATGCTCATTTGTCCGCCCCAGATAGTGAAATCTCCGTGGACAGCAATATTCCATGGGGCGTGGACTCACTGGTCACCCTGGTCTATGTGGACGGGAAGTACTGCTTGAAGACGTGTGACAACCGCTTTCTCAGTAACGACGGCAAGTTGGTAAAGGAATACGGGCCTCACACAGGCTTCACGTTGGAGCTCAGGTCCGGCAAGCTGGCTTTTAAAGATAATGAGGGCAAGTACCTTGCCCCTGTGGGTCCAACAGGCACCTTGAAATCTGGGAGATGTACAAAGCCAGGCAAAGATGAGCTTTTTGATCTGGAGGAGAGTCATCCACAAGTGGTCTTCCAGGCAGCCAACAAAAGATACGTATCTGTTCGTCAAG GTGTCAGCATCTCAGCCAATCAGGATGTAGAAACAGACATGGAGACCTTTCAGATGGAAATTGACAAAGAGACAAAGAAATGCATGTTCAGAACTAATGCAGGGAATTACTGGACGCTGGTCACACATGGAGGCATCCAGTCCACTGCCACAGAAAT AGAAGCTAACACTGTGTTTGAAATCGAATGGCTTGGGCGCAGAGTGGCTTTGAAGGCGAGTAATGGAAAGTATGTCTGCACCAAGAAAAATGGACAACTAGCTGCTGtcagtgatacagtgggtgagTGTG CTGAAAAAGGGCTCCAGGCCAAAAGatgttctttgtttttattatggCTTTGGTCTCCTTTAGGTGAAGATGAGCTGTTTTTGCTGAAACTGATCAATCGTCCGATTCTGATCCTGCGAGGGGAAAATGGCTTCGTTTGTCATCACAAGAGCTCCACCGCGCTGGACGCCAACCGCTCGGTTTACGACATCTTCTCATTGCTCTTCAGTGATGGTGCATACCACATAAAAA GCGGAAATGGAAAGTTCTGGTATATCTCTGGCAGCAGCCTGGTTTGCTCAGATGGGGACAAGCCTGAGGATTTCTTCCTAGAGTTCCCAGAGCATGGACGAGTAGGCATTAAGGGCATTGATGGCAAGTACCTACGTGGAGACCAGGGTGGCACCCTCAAGTGTGACGCTGCTAGTCTGGACATCTCCTCGCTCTGGGAATACTGA